The following coding sequences lie in one Methylotenera versatilis 301 genomic window:
- the metG gene encoding methionine--tRNA ligase, whose translation MATANTPRKILVTSALPYANGSIHLGHLVEYIQTDIWVRFQKMQGHTVHYVCADDTHGTPIMLRAEKEGITPEALIDGVHKEHTADFSEFLVEFDNYYSTNAPENKELSQSIYRKLKANGKIATKIIEQFYDPVKNMFLPDRFIKGECPKCHAKDQYGDSCEVCGATYNPTELINAYSAVSGAAPIRKETEHYFFKLSECEQFLKDWTRSGTLQGEAANKMGEWFENGLNDWDISRDAPYFGFEIPDAPGKYFYVWLDAPIGYMASFKNLCQAKGLDFDEYWSKDSKTELYHFIGKDILYFHALFWPATLEFSGHRKPTQIFAHGFLTVNGEKMSKSRGTFITARSYLEHIKNPEYLRYYYAAKINSTMEDIDLSLDDFVARVNSDLVGKYINIASRTAGFINKRFDGKLNPTANNIVVAEIKASAHAIAESYEAREYGKALREIMRLADIANGFVADKAPWVIAKQEGQDEALQQVCSDALEMFRLLTLYLKPVLPKLAYEIERFLNIEPLIWQAVGASLLPAHSINAYEHLITRVDPKLIEAMTEANKENLIATPQVSEPTVSTAAPVAAALPEAEYISIDDFTKVDLRIAKIVNAEHVEGAEKLLKLSLDIGEDKPRQVFAGIKSAYDPATLVGRLTVMVANLAPRKMKFGMSEGMVLAASDENGGPFILSPDVGAKLGMRVK comes from the coding sequence ATGGCAACTGCAAACACCCCTCGTAAAATTCTTGTAACTTCAGCACTTCCATACGCCAATGGCAGCATTCACCTTGGACATTTGGTGGAATATATTCAAACTGATATTTGGGTACGTTTTCAAAAAATGCAAGGGCATACTGTGCATTATGTGTGTGCCGATGATACCCATGGCACGCCAATAATGCTGCGCGCAGAAAAAGAAGGCATCACACCAGAAGCCTTGATTGACGGTGTTCATAAAGAACATACCGCAGATTTTAGTGAGTTCTTAGTTGAGTTTGATAATTACTATTCAACCAATGCGCCTGAAAATAAAGAGCTGTCGCAAAGTATTTATAGAAAATTAAAAGCCAATGGCAAAATTGCTACAAAAATCATAGAGCAGTTTTACGATCCAGTTAAAAACATGTTCTTGCCAGACCGCTTTATTAAAGGCGAGTGCCCAAAGTGCCATGCGAAAGACCAATACGGTGATTCATGTGAAGTCTGTGGCGCAACTTATAATCCGACTGAGTTGATTAACGCGTATTCCGCTGTTTCAGGTGCTGCACCAATTCGCAAAGAAACAGAGCATTATTTTTTCAAACTTTCAGAATGTGAACAGTTTTTAAAGGATTGGACACGTTCAGGCACGCTGCAAGGTGAAGCAGCTAACAAAATGGGCGAGTGGTTTGAAAATGGTTTAAATGATTGGGATATTTCCCGCGACGCACCATATTTTGGTTTTGAAATTCCAGATGCGCCAGGTAAATACTTCTATGTGTGGTTAGATGCGCCTATAGGCTACATGGCGAGCTTCAAAAACCTTTGCCAAGCCAAAGGTCTGGATTTCGATGAATATTGGTCTAAAGACAGCAAAACTGAGCTTTACCATTTTATTGGTAAAGACATTCTGTATTTCCACGCATTGTTCTGGCCTGCAACGCTAGAGTTCAGCGGACACCGTAAGCCTACACAAATTTTCGCCCACGGATTTTTGACCGTAAATGGCGAGAAAATGAGTAAGTCACGCGGTACATTTATTACTGCTCGCAGTTACTTAGAGCATATTAAAAATCCAGAATACTTGCGTTACTACTACGCGGCAAAAATCAACAGCACTATGGAAGATATTGATTTGAGCTTAGATGACTTTGTCGCGCGTGTGAACAGTGACTTAGTAGGTAAGTACATTAATATAGCGAGTCGCACAGCTGGTTTTATTAATAAGCGTTTTGATGGAAAACTAAATCCGACTGCCAATAATATTGTCGTGGCTGAAATTAAGGCATCAGCACATGCTATCGCTGAAAGTTACGAAGCGCGTGAATATGGTAAAGCCTTACGTGAAATTATGCGTTTGGCTGATATAGCGAATGGCTTTGTTGCTGACAAAGCGCCGTGGGTCATTGCAAAACAAGAAGGGCAAGATGAAGCTTTGCAGCAAGTGTGTTCAGATGCGCTTGAGATGTTCCGCTTGCTTACATTGTATCTAAAGCCAGTACTGCCAAAACTTGCATACGAGATTGAACGTTTTCTCAATATAGAGCCGCTCATTTGGCAAGCTGTAGGCGCATCATTGCTACCAGCACATAGCATCAATGCTTATGAACACTTAATTACACGTGTAGACCCTAAACTGATTGAGGCTATGACCGAAGCTAATAAAGAAAATCTAATCGCTACGCCACAAGTAAGTGAACCTACGGTAAGTACGGCCGCACCAGTGGCAGCAGCTTTACCTGAAGCTGAATATATCAGCATTGATGACTTCACTAAAGTGGATTTGCGTATCGCTAAAATCGTCAATGCTGAACACGTAGAGGGTGCCGAAAAACTGTTGAAGTTATCGCTTGATATAGGCGAAGATAAACCACGCCAAGTGTTTGCCGGCATTAAATCTGCTTATGACCCTGCGACTTTAGTTGGGCGCTTGACTGTCATGGTGGCAAATTTAGCGCCACGCAAAATGAAGTTCGGCATGAGTGAGGGCATGGTGCTAGCGGCAAGTGATGAAAACGGTGGCCCATTTATTTTAAGCCCGGATGTAGGCGCAAAGCTAGGTATGCGCGTTAAGTAA
- the apbC gene encoding iron-sulfur cluster carrier protein ApbC produces MAISELLIQSTLKVCIDPHTGKDFISSKSAKNIQINGNDVSVDIVLGYPAKSVIADVQALVSNALKALPDVGNVNVNIGSRIVAHKAQQGVTLLPNVKNIIAVASGKGGVGKSTTSVNLALALAAEGATVGLLDADIYGPSQPQMLGISGRPESKDGKTMDPMEAHGIQSMSIGFLIDADTPMVWRGPMVTGALEQLLRETKWRDLDYLIVDLPPGTGDIQLTLAQKIPVTGAIIVTTPQDIALLDARKGLKMFEKVGIPILGIVENMSTHICSNCGHEEHIFGAGGGALMCKDYNVDLLGSLPLDITIREQADSGKPTVVATPDSKIANIYKEIARKAAIKIANTSLDHSGKFPNIVIQNT; encoded by the coding sequence ATGGCAATTTCAGAATTACTTATCCAAAGCACATTAAAAGTTTGCATAGACCCGCACACTGGCAAAGATTTTATCAGCAGCAAATCTGCTAAAAATATCCAAATCAATGGTAATGATGTCAGCGTAGACATTGTGCTTGGCTACCCAGCAAAGTCAGTGATTGCAGACGTGCAAGCACTGGTAAGTAATGCGCTAAAAGCTTTACCTGATGTTGGCAATGTGAATGTGAATATAGGTAGCCGTATCGTTGCGCATAAAGCCCAGCAAGGTGTGACATTATTACCTAACGTGAAAAACATCATTGCGGTGGCTTCTGGCAAAGGGGGCGTAGGTAAATCAACCACTTCTGTTAACTTGGCATTGGCATTGGCTGCAGAAGGCGCGACCGTTGGTTTGCTAGACGCAGACATCTATGGCCCAAGCCAGCCACAAATGCTAGGTATTAGCGGGCGCCCTGAAAGTAAAGATGGCAAAACGATGGACCCTATGGAAGCACACGGCATACAATCAATGTCGATTGGCTTTTTAATTGATGCAGATACGCCTATGGTGTGGCGTGGCCCAATGGTAACGGGTGCATTAGAGCAGTTATTACGTGAAACAAAATGGCGTGATTTAGATTATCTTATCGTCGATTTACCGCCAGGCACTGGCGACATTCAACTGACGCTTGCACAAAAAATTCCTGTCACTGGTGCAATTATAGTTACCACTCCACAAGACATTGCGCTGTTAGATGCTCGTAAAGGCTTGAAGATGTTTGAAAAAGTCGGCATCCCAATTTTAGGTATTGTCGAGAATATGAGCACGCATATCTGCTCAAATTGCGGTCATGAAGAACATATTTTTGGCGCAGGCGGCGGTGCTTTAATGTGCAAAGATTACAACGTAGATTTGCTAGGCAGCTTACCTTTAGACATCACTATTCGCGAACAAGCTGATAGCGGAAAACCTACAGTAGTTGCCACTCCAGATTCTAAGATTGCCAATATTTACAAAGAGATTGCACGTAAAGCTGCAATTAAAATCGCTAATACCAGTTTAGATCACAGCGGGAAGTTTCCGAACATTGTGATTCAAAATACTTAA
- a CDS encoding group II truncated hemoglobin: MLDKIDEVGSNKSTFYELLGGEANGTENIRNLVETFYDIMDSDPKVVPLRAMHQPDLTSAREKLFMFLTGWTGGPQLYIERYGHPMLRARHMPFPVDESARDQWMYCMIKAMHQLNFEDDLMKKLANQLYGVADFMRNRE, encoded by the coding sequence ATGCTAGATAAAATTGACGAAGTGGGTAGCAATAAAAGTACGTTTTATGAGTTGCTGGGCGGAGAAGCGAACGGCACTGAAAATATCCGTAATTTAGTAGAAACTTTTTACGATATTATGGATAGCGACCCTAAAGTCGTTCCTCTTCGTGCGATGCATCAGCCAGATTTAACTTCCGCACGCGAGAAGCTCTTTATGTTTCTTACTGGATGGACTGGCGGTCCGCAGCTTTATATTGAGCGTTATGGTCACCCCATGCTGCGTGCGCGCCATATGCCATTTCCTGTGGATGAATCAGCACGCGACCAGTGGATGTATTGCATGATTAAAGCCATGCATCAGTTGAACTTTGAAGATGACCTTATGAAGAAGTTAGCCAACCAGTTGTATGGAGTGGCTGATTTTATGCGCAACCGAGAATAG
- the purT gene encoding formate-dependent phosphoribosylglycinamide formyltransferase, with protein sequence MQIGTPLSPNATRVMLLGSGELGKEVIIALQRLGVEVIAVDRYKNAPGHQVAHRAYTIDMTDDKALRDLIAQEKPHLIVPEIEALNTNTLADVESSGIATVIPTVKAVQLTMNREGIRRLAAEELSLPTSPYAFARSEAELQAAIDAGIGYPCFIKPTMSSSGKGQSRITNASEVKTAWDYAASGGRVNQGVVIVEGQIDFDYEITLLTVRAKNAAGETQTYFCEPIGHVQEKGDYVESWQPQAMTTGALQESKRIAKAVTDSLGGLGLFGVELFIKGDKVWFSEVSPRPHDTGMVTMASQRFSEFDLHARAILGLPVDVSLRDAAASAVIYGQHETNNLVFDGVEAALAVPSSDIRLFGKPESFIKRRMGVALATGKDTDEARGRAKLAASLVKPKVAPKTA encoded by the coding sequence ATGCAAATTGGAACACCATTAAGCCCCAATGCCACTCGCGTTATGTTGCTAGGTAGCGGTGAATTAGGTAAGGAAGTGATTATTGCATTGCAACGACTAGGCGTAGAAGTGATTGCCGTTGATCGCTACAAAAACGCACCAGGTCATCAAGTGGCACATCGTGCTTACACCATCGACATGACAGATGATAAAGCATTGCGTGACCTAATCGCCCAAGAAAAACCGCATTTAATCGTTCCAGAAATTGAAGCGCTGAACACCAATACCCTTGCGGATGTTGAATCTTCTGGCATTGCGACGGTGATTCCTACTGTTAAAGCCGTGCAACTCACAATGAACCGTGAGGGTATACGCAGATTAGCTGCGGAAGAGCTTAGTTTGCCAACTTCACCTTATGCCTTCGCTAGAAGTGAAGCTGAGTTACAAGCTGCGATTGACGCAGGCATTGGCTATCCATGCTTTATCAAACCGACCATGTCATCCTCTGGCAAAGGTCAGTCACGTATTACCAATGCGAGCGAAGTGAAAACTGCATGGGATTATGCGGCTTCAGGTGGTCGTGTGAATCAAGGTGTGGTGATTGTTGAAGGTCAAATTGATTTTGATTATGAAATTACCTTGCTGACTGTACGCGCAAAAAATGCAGCGGGTGAAACTCAAACTTACTTCTGTGAACCTATTGGACATGTGCAAGAAAAGGGCGATTACGTCGAAAGCTGGCAACCCCAGGCAATGACGACAGGTGCATTACAAGAGTCTAAGCGCATTGCAAAAGCTGTGACTGATAGCTTAGGTGGACTAGGCTTATTTGGCGTAGAACTGTTCATTAAAGGCGATAAAGTCTGGTTCAGTGAAGTCAGCCCGCGTCCGCACGACACTGGTATGGTGACTATGGCTAGCCAACGCTTTAGCGAATTTGACCTACATGCACGTGCCATTCTAGGTTTGCCAGTAGATGTGAGTTTACGTGATGCCGCAGCAAGCGCTGTTATTTATGGTCAACACGAAACTAATAATTTAGTGTTTGATGGCGTCGAAGCTGCATTAGCCGTACCTAGTAGCGATATTCGTCTATTCGGTAAGCCTGAATCTTTTATTAAAAGACGTATGGGTGTGGCGCTCGCTACAGGCAAAGATACAGATGAGGCAAGAGGCCGTGCAAAATTGGCTGCTAGTCTAGTTAAACCTAAAGTAGCACCTAAAACAGCATAG
- a CDS encoding sigma-54-dependent transcriptional regulator, whose product MQLAHHISGQPSAMLKQQSKLLIVEDEVLFARAVMRRLQKAGYECAHVESLQDARTIFKQFSPDIVLLDMRLPDGNGLDLLADLVVKNVAVIVMTAHGEISDAVNAIKQGAIDYLKKPIDLEELLLSVQKAEASAIQSNSLDYSRQRNAHAIDGVELLGDSPAMQSVIMQIQRIAQLVAADTVPPTVLISGETGTGKDVAARLLHLSCQVKGQNNDKPFVHIDCASLPPDLMESELFGHEKGAFTGASATRPGLIEAAEDGTLFLDEIGELPLALQAKLLNVLERRMVRRIGSTKERPVPARFIAATNRDLHEMSLTGSFRQDLYYRLNVMSIGMPPLRERAADILMLAKHFAIQTSRRYGLATPVFSTDAITMIKSYDWPGNVRELRHQVSRAMLLSQQGNITELDFALPMNRLLLDANQHAANTMLNSQATLDEVERAVLLKVMAESDNNVSRAARKLGITRMTMRYRLEKHQLNIKTEE is encoded by the coding sequence TTGCAGTTAGCCCATCACATCTCCGGCCAACCTTCAGCCATGTTAAAGCAGCAATCTAAATTACTGATTGTGGAAGACGAAGTGTTGTTCGCTAGGGCGGTGATGCGTCGATTGCAGAAAGCTGGTTATGAGTGTGCGCATGTTGAGAGTTTGCAAGATGCGCGCACCATTTTTAAACAGTTCTCGCCAGACATCGTATTGCTTGATATGCGCTTGCCTGATGGCAATGGTTTAGATCTGCTGGCTGATTTAGTGGTTAAAAATGTTGCTGTGATTGTAATGACTGCGCACGGTGAGATTAGCGATGCGGTCAATGCAATCAAACAAGGTGCAATCGACTACCTCAAAAAGCCGATTGATTTAGAAGAGTTATTGTTATCGGTTCAAAAGGCTGAAGCTTCAGCGATTCAAAGCAATAGTTTGGACTACTCACGTCAACGCAACGCACATGCGATTGATGGTGTTGAGTTGCTGGGTGATAGCCCCGCGATGCAAAGTGTGATAATGCAAATTCAGCGTATTGCACAGTTAGTCGCTGCCGATACAGTGCCGCCAACAGTATTAATCAGCGGTGAAACCGGAACTGGTAAAGATGTTGCAGCACGTTTATTACATTTATCTTGTCAGGTCAAAGGTCAAAACAACGATAAGCCGTTTGTGCATATTGACTGCGCTTCATTGCCGCCAGATTTAATGGAAAGCGAACTATTTGGTCATGAGAAGGGCGCCTTTACTGGAGCGTCTGCAACACGCCCAGGGTTGATTGAAGCCGCAGAAGATGGCACGCTTTTTTTAGATGAAATTGGTGAGTTACCTTTGGCTTTGCAAGCCAAGTTGCTCAATGTGCTAGAGCGTAGAATGGTGCGTAGGATAGGTTCCACCAAAGAACGTCCCGTACCTGCACGTTTTATTGCCGCTACCAATCGCGATTTGCATGAGATGTCTCTCACAGGTAGTTTCAGGCAAGATTTGTACTACCGTTTAAATGTCATGAGTATTGGCATGCCGCCACTGCGTGAAAGAGCTGCAGATATTCTGATGTTGGCTAAACATTTTGCCATACAGACTTCAAGGCGTTATGGTTTGGCGACGCCTGTATTTTCTACAGATGCCATTACCATGATTAAAAGCTACGACTGGCCAGGTAATGTGCGCGAACTTCGCCATCAGGTGAGTCGCGCCATGTTGTTGTCACAGCAAGGCAATATCACAGAGCTTGATTTTGCGCTTCCCATGAATCGACTGCTGCTGGATGCTAATCAACATGCGGCAAACACCATGCTTAATTCGCAAGCTACTTTGGATGAGGTTGAGAGAGCTGTTTTATTAAAAGTCATGGCTGAGTCAGATAATAACGTGTCTAGAGCGGCGCGTAAGCTTGGTATTACTCGTATGACGATGCGTTACCGCCTAGAAAAACATCAATTAAACATTAAAACAGAAGAGTAA
- a CDS encoding TonB-dependent receptor codes for MQISLQQKNMKPKLILVAILSAYAMPQIAMAENKAEVLELSKVEVVGTTPLPSIGTPINQVPSNVQTGSSKQFDQQQSLDLSEYLDNNLGSVNTSNSVANPYQADVQFRGFTASPLLGTPQGLSVYMDGVRVNEAFGDIVNWDLIPANAIANINLIPGSNPLFGLNTLGGALAVHTKSGAEFPGIKATVYGGSWARRAFEFEAGGEDKEKNLDYFVAGNIFKENGWREHSSSDVKQVFGKVGWQNDTSDLDLSVALADTMMEGTQAVPLSSYNQPKKAYTYPDSIGNQLFMVNLKGSHFLTDDKLVAGNVYYRKNKSTGFNSNAESIAPSDSLNISTNTNQDGFGGALQMTLLGDLAGHKNQFTVGASADFGRTDFTSDSMVASIVGNETVTDDPTAAPTAFVRLKARNDYYGLYATDTFSYTDKLHLTLSGRYNVAKVNLSGTTHDDNATPVDFPLEGNHHYSRFNPAIGLNYNPSTDLGFYGGYNEGMRAATPVELSCAEDGRPCSLPNAFAADPHLEKVVAKTWEGGVRGKLASSLNWNMGLYTTENSDDIQFIASSTPTLGYFKNVGETRRRGFELGLNGKFDALTLAVNYGFVDATYQSDFTVGSPANSSKDGLDQIQVSKGDKIPGIARQTLKLRAAYDVTPAWSVGTNIVLAAGQYARGDENNQDANGRVPGYAVVHLDTHYSINNNWKLFAKLNNVFDTQYATFGVLGNNIFNGLDEQFRSPAAPRAGWVGVTYEFGRSKTASAAVDAD; via the coding sequence ATGCAAATTTCGTTACAACAAAAAAACATGAAACCAAAACTAATATTGGTTGCAATTTTAAGTGCTTATGCCATGCCTCAAATAGCGATGGCAGAAAACAAGGCCGAGGTTTTAGAGCTAAGTAAAGTGGAAGTGGTCGGTACAACGCCTTTGCCAAGTATCGGTACACCAATTAACCAAGTACCATCAAATGTTCAAACAGGCTCTTCAAAACAATTTGATCAACAGCAGTCATTAGATTTATCTGAGTATCTCGATAATAACCTTGGCTCAGTCAATACCAGTAACAGTGTCGCTAACCCATATCAAGCAGATGTGCAGTTTCGCGGCTTTACAGCCTCACCGTTATTAGGAACACCACAAGGTCTTTCTGTATATATGGATGGCGTACGTGTAAATGAAGCTTTTGGGGATATTGTGAACTGGGATTTGATTCCAGCAAATGCGATTGCCAATATTAATTTAATTCCAGGTTCAAACCCGCTATTTGGTTTGAATACATTAGGCGGTGCGTTAGCAGTTCATACAAAGAGTGGGGCTGAATTTCCAGGTATAAAAGCGACTGTGTATGGTGGCTCTTGGGCACGTCGTGCTTTTGAATTTGAGGCAGGTGGTGAAGATAAAGAAAAGAATCTGGATTACTTTGTCGCCGGTAATATATTTAAAGAAAATGGCTGGCGCGAGCATTCATCAAGCGATGTGAAGCAAGTGTTTGGTAAAGTAGGTTGGCAAAATGACACCAGTGATTTGGATTTATCTGTAGCACTTGCAGACACTATGATGGAAGGCACGCAAGCTGTTCCATTATCAAGTTATAACCAACCAAAAAAAGCATATACCTACCCAGATTCAATTGGTAATCAACTTTTTATGGTTAATTTAAAAGGTAGCCATTTTTTAACTGATGATAAGTTAGTTGCAGGTAATGTTTATTACCGTAAAAATAAAAGTACGGGTTTTAATAGTAATGCTGAGTCTATTGCCCCAAGCGATTCACTCAATATTTCTACCAATACAAATCAAGATGGTTTTGGTGGAGCCCTGCAAATGACCTTATTAGGTGATTTAGCAGGTCATAAAAACCAGTTTACTGTGGGCGCAAGTGCAGACTTTGGTCGCACCGATTTCACGAGTGACTCTATGGTGGCCAGTATAGTTGGTAATGAGACGGTTACAGATGATCCAACAGCAGCACCAACAGCATTTGTGCGCTTAAAAGCACGTAATGACTACTACGGACTATACGCAACAGATACATTCTCTTATACCGATAAGTTGCATTTAACATTATCCGGTCGCTATAACGTGGCAAAAGTTAACTTATCTGGCACAACGCATGATGATAATGCAACGCCAGTTGACTTTCCATTAGAGGGTAACCATCACTACAGTCGCTTCAATCCCGCCATTGGACTTAACTATAATCCTTCGACGGATTTGGGCTTTTATGGTGGTTATAACGAAGGCATGCGTGCAGCTACACCAGTTGAGCTAAGCTGTGCTGAAGATGGTCGCCCATGCTCGCTTCCAAATGCATTTGCGGCTGACCCACATTTAGAAAAGGTTGTAGCTAAGACATGGGAAGGTGGCGTTCGCGGCAAGTTAGCAAGCAGCCTTAACTGGAATATGGGCTTGTATACTACTGAAAATAGTGACGATATTCAGTTTATTGCTAGCAGTACGCCTACATTAGGCTATTTTAAAAATGTTGGTGAAACTCGTCGTCGCGGCTTTGAGCTAGGCTTAAATGGTAAATTTGATGCACTAACTCTTGCCGTTAACTATGGTTTTGTAGATGCGACTTACCAATCTGATTTTACCGTAGGTTCGCCCGCAAATAGCAGTAAAGATGGGTTAGATCAAATACAGGTGTCAAAGGGTGACAAAATTCCAGGTATAGCCCGCCAAACACTTAAATTACGTGCTGCATATGATGTAACACCTGCTTGGAGTGTCGGCACAAATATTGTACTTGCAGCAGGTCAATATGCGCGTGGAGATGAGAATAACCAAGATGCAAACGGTAGAGTGCCCGGTTATGCAGTTGTCCATCTGGATACGCATTACAGCATTAACAATAATTGGAAATTGTTTGCCAAATTGAATAATGTGTTTGATACGCAATATGCAACGTTCGGCGTGCTTGGTAATAATATTTTTAATGGTTTAGATGAACAATTCCGCTCACCAGCAGCCCCACGTGCTGGGTGGGTGGGGGTGACTTACGAGTTTGGTCGTTCAAAAACTGCTTCAGCAGCAGTTGATGCAGATTAA